In Rosa chinensis cultivar Old Blush chromosome 1, RchiOBHm-V2, whole genome shotgun sequence, a genomic segment contains:
- the LOC112200344 gene encoding disease resistance protein RPV1 — translation MALTSSRRQWKYDVFLSFRGEDTRLGFTTQLYSALIGKGILTFMDDAELEKGKSIRPELLAAIEDSRSAIVILSKKYAASSWCLDELVKIIQCMKDMGQQVFPVFYGADPSDVRHQTGSFELIKWEHQVDVYGKFMGRMRTDYMRGELLDGYEWRVMNIQYETRIIEEIVNHILKKSVYTSSSVDKGLIGMHSRIDDLLSNYIYPQLGGVRFIGIHGMRGIGKTTLGRAIHDQICQDFDQSCFLSNVREMSKNNGLVSLQEKLLSRILLAKIENIEDEYTGAAMIQRRLCRKKVLVVIDDVDQLTQLEKLAGSRNWFGLGSRIIITTTDVQLLKAHDVDATYKANGLNCDEALQLLSLKAFKKCPPPEDYLHLCYLILGYAQGLPLALVVLGSFLSGRRADKWASAIDRLRSTPDKRIIDVLRISFDDLHKKEKEIFLHIACFYKGKDKD, via the exons ATGGCGTTAACCTCTTCTCGTCGTCAATGGAAATACGATGTGTTTCTAAGTTTCAGGGGGGAAGATACCCGCTTGGGTTTTACCACTCAGCTGTATTCTGCACTAATTGGGAAAGGAATTCTCACCTTTATGGATGACGCAGAGCTTGAGAAAGGAAAATCCATTAGGCCTGAACTTTTAGCTGCAATTGAGGACTCTAGATCTGCCATTGTCATTCTCTCAAAGAAGTATGCTGCTTCGtcatggtgcttggatgaactcgTCAAGATTATTCAATGCATGAAAGATATGGGCCAACAAGTCTTCCCCGTCTTCTACGGCGCGGATCCTTCTGATGTGCGGCACCAAACGGGAAGTTTTGAGCTCATCAAATGGGAACACCAAGTAGATGTTTATGGGAAGTTTATGGGAAGAATGAGGACAGACTATATGCGTGGAGAGCTGCT GGATGGATACGAATGGAGAGTAATGAACATCCA ATATGAAACAAGAATAATTGAGGAAATTGTTAATCATATACTAAAGAAGTCCGTGTATACATCTTCAAGTGTTGACAAGGGCTTAATAGGAATGCATTCCCGCATTGATGATTTATTAAGCAATTACATATATCCGCAGCTTGGTGGGGTGCGTTTTATAGGCATCCATGGAATGAGGGGCATAGGTAAGACAACACTTGGTCGAGCTATCCATGATCAAATTTGTCAGGATTTTGATCAAAGCTGCTTTCTTTCCAATGTTAGAGAAATGTCTAAAAACAATGGCCTGGTTTCTCTACAAGAAAAACTTCTTTCCAGAATCCTGCTggcaaaaattgaaaatatagaGGATGAATACACAGGAGCTGCTATGATACAAAGGCGGTTGTGTAGAAAAAAGGTGCTTGTTGTTATTGATGATGTGGATCAGTTGACACAATTAGAGAAATTGGCTGGAAGTCGCAACTGGTTCGGTCTAGGGAGTAGAATTATCATAACCACCACAGATGTTCAGTTGTTAAAGGCACATGATGTTGATGCTACATACAAGGCTAACGGGTTAAACTGTGATGAAGCACTtcaacttttgagtttgaaggcTTTCAAGAAATGTCCCCCACCAGAAGATTATTTGCATCTGTGCTACCTTATTTTAGGGTATGCTCAAGGGCTTCCGTTGGCTCTCGTGGTTTTAGGTTCTTTTCTGTCTGGTAGAAGGGCTGATAAATGGGCAAGTGCAATAGATAGGCTGAGGAGCACACCAGACAAACGCATTATTGACGTGCTTCGGATTAGTTTTGATGACCTgcataaaaaagagaaagaaatattccTACATATTGCTTGCTTTTACAAGGGGAAGGATAAGGAT
- the LOC112200352 gene encoding transcription initiation factor TFIID subunit 4b-like — protein MGFSPFFPNPLFPPVKNPNKRRASPPPSKKQKVADDEIDTDQEGIEQLRDVVSVSGVNLVEEQQRILLLSGPKKQQASRKLVFQENQEGQFLQKIPLQKKLAGVMGRCGLRIGVDKDVERCLSMCVEERMRGIICNLIRQSKQRVDCEKSRHHTVSTSDVKQKIMILNKKAREELQEKAQKHNEAKVSTNGFEGVKDKHDDGHDKMRRNTAAANVAALAALGGHDILAKWQLKADQLAREKSRGKGVNHKATSTGGRTMNGNVEAEKKGGVEALVSAAGSAVGKFGRNCQVMMNGG, from the coding sequence ATGGGCTTTTCACCATTCTTCCCAAACCCTCTGTTTCCTCCTGTCAAAAACCCTAACAAGCGTCGTGCTTCACCGCCACCAAGTAAGAAGCAAAAGGTAGCTGATGATGAGATCGACACAGATCAAGAAGGCATTGAGCAACTCCGCGACGTCGTTTCTGTCAGTGGAGTCAATCTTGTGGAAGAGCAACAGCGCATACTGTTGCTTTCGGGGCCCAAGAAGCAGCAAGCATCTCGAAAACTTGTGTTTCAAGAAAACCAAGAAGGGCAGTTTTTACAGAAGATTCCCCTGCAGAAGAAGTTGGCGGGAGTCATGGGGAGGTGCGGTTTGAGAATTGGTGTAGACAAAGATGTGGAGAGATGCTTGTCAATGTGTGTGGAGGAGAGAATGAGGGGGATCATATGCAATTTGATTAGACAGTCGAAGCAGCGGGTTGATTGCGAAAAATCGAGACATCACACTGTTTCTACATCTGATGTGAAGCAAAAAATTATGATTCTCAACAAGAAAGCTAGGGAAGAGTTGCAGGAAAAGGCTCAGAAGCATAATGAAGCTAAGGTTAGCACTAACGGATTTGAGGGTGTCAAGGATAAACATGACGATGGACATGACAAAATGAGGAGAAATACAGCAGCAGCAAATGTTGCTGCCCTTGCTGCTCTTGGAGGACATGACATATTGGCGAAATGGCAACTTAAGGCAGATCAGCTGGCCCGGGAGAAGAGTCGAGGTAAAGGTGTAAATCACAAGGCTACATCAACTGGTGGAAGAACAATGAATGGCAATGTAGAAGCGGAGAAAAAGGGCGGTGTAGAAGCTTTGGTGTCTGCAGCTGGAAGTGCTGTCGGAAAGTTTGGGAGGAATTGCCAAGTTATGATGAATGGTGGCTAG